One part of the Mya arenaria isolate MELC-2E11 chromosome 3, ASM2691426v1 genome encodes these proteins:
- the LOC128227987 gene encoding glycine receptor subunit alpha-2-like isoform X1 has translation MWTLLLPCFLAAATVTRAEQFETSTSKPPGSRSEMFIRIQDQLPLRKTKQQVLDDLLKNYDPRILPNFEEDFPVSVLVQLHITNIDDISESNMEFSIGTFLRQTWNDSRLSYNALPNLKALELDTRMMEKVWVPDLFIVNEKKASVHMVTVPNKLMHVYPSGKVHYSVRITATLKCSMNLRKYPLDHQFCNIMMESYGYTTDNLVFEWNPIPLEIDRSLSLAQFDIGEIETRRCDKSYIGDTDGNTVNFTCIMMQFELIRNFGYYITQIYIPSILIVILSWVSFWLDIDAVPARISLGLLTVLTMTTQSAGARSSLPKVSYIKGIDVWMAVCMLFVFIALIEFAFVNVNTRVGKRHQQTKKMQTNLAKEADGEQEDNTPNEGRLNHWNVFASSRKNARIMDRFSRVAFPVAFIVFNIVYWSVYTFWQPSKSDVA, from the exons ATGTGGACGTTACTTCTACCGTGCTTTCTGGCCGCGGCAACAGTTACCCGAGCTGAGCAATTCGAAACAAGCACTTCAAAACCACCTGGTTCAAG ATCGGAGATGTTCATCCGAATCCAGGACCAGCTTCCACTTCGGAAGACTAA ACAACAAGTCTTGGATGATCTGTTGAAGAATTACGACCCAAGAATACTTCCAAACTTTGAAGAAG atttccCAGTCAGTGTGCTTGTTCAGCTACACATAACAAACATTGATGACATTAGCGAATCCAATATG GAGTTTTCCATCGGAACATTTCTCCGGCAGACGTGGAACGATTCAAGGCTTTCTTACAATGCATTGCCCAATCTGAAGGCATTAGAACTTGACACGAGGATGATGGAGAAAGTCTGGGTTCCGGATCTCTTCATTGTAAATGAGAAGAAGGCCTCGGTCCATATGGTCACTGTACCCAACAAGCTTATGCACGTTTACCCGAGCGGCAAGGTCCACTACAGTGTCAG aatTACAGCTACTTTGAAATGCAGCATGAATTTAAGGAAATACCCGTTAGACCACCAGTTTTGTAACATTATGATGGAAAGct ACGGGTACACCACAGATAACCTTGTATTTGAGTGGAACCCGATTCCTCTAGAGATAGACAGGAGCCTTTCCCTGGCACAGTTTGATATCGGGGAAATAGAAACTCGCAGGTGTGACAAGTCCTATATTGGCGATACTGATGGTAACACAG TGAACTTCACATGTATAATGATGCAGTTCGAATTGATCCGGAACTTCGGCTATTATATAACGCAGATTTACATCCCCTCAATCCTCATTGTGATTCTGTCGTGGGTCTCCTTCTGGCTGGACATTGACGCCGTACCGGCCCGCATTTCTCTCGGCCTTCTTACCGTACTCACCATGACAACACAAAGCGCAGGGGCTCGCTCTTCCCTCCCTAAGGTGTCCTATATCAAAG GTATAGATGTTTGGATGGCCGTTTGTATGTTATTTGTCTTCATCGCTTTGATTGAGTTTGCGTTTGTGAATGTGAACACAAGAGTAGGCAAGCGACATCAACAGACAAAGAAAATGCAAACCAATCTAGCCAAGGAGGCAGATGGCGAACAGGAAGATaat ACTCCAAATGAAGGTCGATTAAATCATTGGAACGTGTTTGCCTCCAGTCGGAAGAATGCTCGTATAATGGACCGTTTTTCGAGAGTTGCATTTCCTGTcgcatttattgttttcaatatcgTTTATTGGAGCGTTTACACATTCTGGCAACCGAGCAAGTCTGACGTAGCTTAA
- the LOC128227987 gene encoding glycine receptor subunit alpha-2-like isoform X2, whose translation MWTLLLPCFLAAATVTRAEQFETSTSKPPGSRQQVLDDLLKNYDPRILPNFEEDFPVSVLVQLHITNIDDISESNMEFSIGTFLRQTWNDSRLSYNALPNLKALELDTRMMEKVWVPDLFIVNEKKASVHMVTVPNKLMHVYPSGKVHYSVRITATLKCSMNLRKYPLDHQFCNIMMESYGYTTDNLVFEWNPIPLEIDRSLSLAQFDIGEIETRRCDKSYIGDTDGNTVNFTCIMMQFELIRNFGYYITQIYIPSILIVILSWVSFWLDIDAVPARISLGLLTVLTMTTQSAGARSSLPKVSYIKGIDVWMAVCMLFVFIALIEFAFVNVNTRVGKRHQQTKKMQTNLAKEADGEQEDNTPNEGRLNHWNVFASSRKNARIMDRFSRVAFPVAFIVFNIVYWSVYTFWQPSKSDVA comes from the exons ATGTGGACGTTACTTCTACCGTGCTTTCTGGCCGCGGCAACAGTTACCCGAGCTGAGCAATTCGAAACAAGCACTTCAAAACCACCTGGTTCAAG ACAACAAGTCTTGGATGATCTGTTGAAGAATTACGACCCAAGAATACTTCCAAACTTTGAAGAAG atttccCAGTCAGTGTGCTTGTTCAGCTACACATAACAAACATTGATGACATTAGCGAATCCAATATG GAGTTTTCCATCGGAACATTTCTCCGGCAGACGTGGAACGATTCAAGGCTTTCTTACAATGCATTGCCCAATCTGAAGGCATTAGAACTTGACACGAGGATGATGGAGAAAGTCTGGGTTCCGGATCTCTTCATTGTAAATGAGAAGAAGGCCTCGGTCCATATGGTCACTGTACCCAACAAGCTTATGCACGTTTACCCGAGCGGCAAGGTCCACTACAGTGTCAG aatTACAGCTACTTTGAAATGCAGCATGAATTTAAGGAAATACCCGTTAGACCACCAGTTTTGTAACATTATGATGGAAAGct ACGGGTACACCACAGATAACCTTGTATTTGAGTGGAACCCGATTCCTCTAGAGATAGACAGGAGCCTTTCCCTGGCACAGTTTGATATCGGGGAAATAGAAACTCGCAGGTGTGACAAGTCCTATATTGGCGATACTGATGGTAACACAG TGAACTTCACATGTATAATGATGCAGTTCGAATTGATCCGGAACTTCGGCTATTATATAACGCAGATTTACATCCCCTCAATCCTCATTGTGATTCTGTCGTGGGTCTCCTTCTGGCTGGACATTGACGCCGTACCGGCCCGCATTTCTCTCGGCCTTCTTACCGTACTCACCATGACAACACAAAGCGCAGGGGCTCGCTCTTCCCTCCCTAAGGTGTCCTATATCAAAG GTATAGATGTTTGGATGGCCGTTTGTATGTTATTTGTCTTCATCGCTTTGATTGAGTTTGCGTTTGTGAATGTGAACACAAGAGTAGGCAAGCGACATCAACAGACAAAGAAAATGCAAACCAATCTAGCCAAGGAGGCAGATGGCGAACAGGAAGATaat ACTCCAAATGAAGGTCGATTAAATCATTGGAACGTGTTTGCCTCCAGTCGGAAGAATGCTCGTATAATGGACCGTTTTTCGAGAGTTGCATTTCCTGTcgcatttattgttttcaatatcgTTTATTGGAGCGTTTACACATTCTGGCAACCGAGCAAGTCTGACGTAGCTTAA